From a region of the Methanolobus tindarius DSM 2278 genome:
- a CDS encoding glycosyltransferase family 4 protein, which translates to MEGEYSTKKKLISICDIHSNKEGSFEEFLIAITKKLTANGYEHLIVFRDYPIRSVEEPLIEAGAKIEVIKLTRFGFYNFLLLFTNIRKHKPFLIHLHFFPTYSAINLLKYVLNTKVVCTDHMGGRKPHSNIKKLFRKYYYYFSFILFGSGISKIICVSNFVKQKYSKDYGIQSDKLQVIYNGINMAKFQRKENIIELKEKFGLGDEYIVSCIGLRKDKGPHCLLKAAPLIVDNIENVKFLFVGSGDCKDYLYSEAKKNNLLNHCDFTGKVSDLSDIYSISDCVVIPSLFEEAFCFVAAEAIACGSEVIAFDSGAIKEVLNNSQRVISRDYNELYKNIISLYHSESSPYELREYIMKNFSLETNVDTHLNLYNSL; encoded by the coding sequence GGTTCATTTGAAGAGTTTTTGATTGCTATCACAAAAAAGTTAACTGCAAATGGCTATGAACATTTAATAGTATTCCGTGACTATCCTATTAGGTCAGTAGAAGAGCCTTTAATTGAAGCAGGTGCAAAAATTGAAGTAATCAAACTTACTAGGTTTGGTTTCTACAATTTCTTATTGCTTTTTACAAATATTAGAAAGCATAAGCCATTTTTAATTCATCTTCATTTCTTTCCCACATACTCAGCAATTAATTTACTTAAGTATGTGTTGAATACAAAAGTTGTTTGTACTGATCACATGGGTGGACGAAAGCCTCATAGTAACATAAAGAAATTATTCAGGAAATATTATTATTATTTTTCTTTCATTCTATTTGGTAGTGGAATTTCTAAAATCATCTGTGTTTCCAATTTTGTAAAACAAAAATATTCAAAAGATTATGGAATTCAGTCTGATAAATTACAGGTCATATACAATGGTATCAATATGGCTAAATTCCAAAGAAAAGAAAATATTATAGAGCTAAAAGAAAAGTTCGGTCTTGGCGATGAGTATATTGTTAGCTGCATAGGATTGCGTAAAGACAAGGGTCCTCATTGTCTACTGAAGGCAGCACCGCTAATAGTTGATAATATAGAAAATGTTAAGTTTCTTTTTGTGGGTAGTGGTGACTGCAAAGATTATCTCTATAGTGAAGCGAAAAAAAATAATTTGTTAAATCATTGTGATTTTACAGGAAAGGTATCGGATCTTTCTGATATATATAGCATTTCGGATTGCGTGGTTATTCCTTCTTTATTTGAGGAAGCATTTTGTTTTGTGGCTGCAGAGGCAATAGCATGTGGGAGTGAAGTAATTGCATTTGATTCTGGTGCTATCAAGGAAGTTTTGAATAACTCTCAGCGTGTGATTTCGCGCGATTATAATGAATTATACAAGAATATAATAAGTTTATACCACTCTGAATCCTCGCCCTATGAGTTAAGAGAATATATCATGAAAAATTTCTCATTAGAGACAAATGTTGATACGCATTTGAACTTATATAATTCCTTATAA
- a CDS encoding flippase, which yields MSLAKKIAYNSGFLLVGRVVTKVISLLIVVYMARYLGSEDFGTYNFALSFVSLFTIISELGLHGIVIRESSRNEDKSGSILGNSFILSSFLSIIAFFCSVLAIGLLDYSYDTQIIVIVISFGLLLGASLPYGIIYEISFKMKYSVFFSIASRVVFLLAIFFVMFKDYGLMGVAIASVLADTVHKLLMYLFSFRILRLNIKFDYDICKRLLRESLPLAFASLFGAIYFRIDIVMLSLISGNSDVGIYSGAYRLTEAFLFIPSSLMVSLFPLMSKYYKVSSESLIFTYLRSTKYILIIALLIAILSSFYADFVILTIYGVQYLESIRVLQILIFASLIIALNFPSRELLVSIDKQKYVTLITIICAIINICLNYMWIIKYSYIGAAVATLVTEIVYWVFAFYYIDFVPLKSIFKIFYGTVIPGVIVSAFLYVLLQIFNSILWVPIVLICYLLLIYLFGGIDNDDVNIFKKVLGR from the coding sequence ATGAGTCTTGCCAAAAAGATTGCGTATAATTCTGGCTTTTTATTAGTTGGTCGAGTAGTAACCAAAGTAATAAGCCTTTTAATTGTTGTATACATGGCACGTTATTTAGGCAGTGAGGACTTTGGAACATATAATTTTGCACTTTCATTTGTGTCTTTGTTTACAATAATATCTGAATTGGGTCTACACGGCATAGTGATTAGAGAATCATCAAGGAATGAGGATAAATCAGGAAGCATATTAGGTAATTCATTCATATTGTCATCATTTTTATCAATAATTGCTTTTTTTTGTTCTGTTTTAGCTATTGGATTATTGGATTATTCATACGATACTCAGATTATTGTTATTGTTATATCCTTTGGTTTGTTGCTTGGTGCATCCTTACCATATGGAATAATTTATGAAATTAGTTTTAAGATGAAATATTCTGTCTTTTTTAGTATTGCTAGTAGAGTGGTTTTTTTGCTAGCTATCTTTTTCGTAATGTTTAAAGATTATGGGTTAATGGGGGTTGCTATTGCCTCTGTTCTTGCTGACACTGTCCATAAGTTATTGATGTATTTATTTTCTTTTAGGATACTACGGTTGAATATAAAATTTGATTATGATATTTGTAAGAGGTTGCTTCGAGAGTCATTACCATTGGCATTTGCATCGCTATTTGGTGCTATTTATTTTAGAATTGATATAGTAATGTTATCTCTTATTTCAGGAAATAGTGATGTGGGTATTTATAGTGGTGCATACAGACTTACAGAAGCTTTTCTATTTATTCCTAGTTCTTTGATGGTTTCTTTATTCCCTTTAATGTCTAAATACTACAAAGTATCAAGTGAATCTCTGATATTCACTTATCTACGATCAACAAAGTATATTCTAATAATTGCACTTTTAATAGCTATTTTATCATCATTTTATGCAGATTTTGTTATATTGACTATTTATGGGGTTCAATATTTAGAATCAATCCGAGTTTTGCAGATATTAATATTTGCAAGTCTCATAATTGCACTAAATTTTCCTTCAAGAGAATTGCTTGTTTCTATAGACAAGCAGAAATATGTAACTTTAATTACTATTATATGTGCAATTATAAATATTTGCTTAAACTACATGTGGATTATAAAATACAGCTATATAGGGGCTGCTGTTGCTACACTGGTTACTGAAATAGTATATTGGGTTTTTGCATTTTACTATATAGATTTTGTCCCCTTGAAATCAATCTTCAAGATATTCTATGGTACTGTTATTCCTGGGGTAATAGTATCTGCATTTTTATATGTATTACTTCAAATCTTTAATTCTATATTGTGGGTTCCTATTGTTTTAATTTGTTATTTACTATTGATTTATTTATTTGGTGGAATTGATAATGACGATGTTAATATTTTCAAAAAAGTATTAGGTCGGTAG